The Leptospira sp. WS39.C2 genome contains a region encoding:
- a CDS encoding tetratricopeptide repeat protein, translating into MKHLIVVSVLLISFVGCRSRDFQAVTVKDSVVEKSNVSDRQKIEEARALIADGSNEFQKGNMDVALEKAKLSIQTFELVEGYALVGASYYQLGEYENSKSAYEKGNNLDPQNEKILIGLGTVQSTLGENEAALSTYQTLNKLKPEESIYTYKTGLLLKNLGRYQESLVTLKSLEEKKDFPYPIELLNQLGDVCLELKRYDEAESYFAKAEKLNPELKSAKDAKLSTKIASLIQRGNDFLNKKNYPEATNEFKKASELQPQNSSVWSFLGNAQLLNGKLKESEESFKKSISLSDTNANAYVGLCNVLIQTHNYSDCLKSSKIGLQKVPKNAEIRNKQGICEWKWGEVKKATLSFQDASSWDPNFIEPKMNLAYVLIDSGRFDEALDVLKKAETHPKAKKEDIRKAKILAESQKFIVSGDSFLRQGKRKQAFDEYGKAMGVNPENPAVQNAFGRGYFAFNEYKKAEGSYLEAYRMDNANPGALQGLARVYAKTGETKKEKEYIKKLEILSATDPFSAITLGRIAEDASKWDEAESIYMGLRKKFPNNEAVDYRLGSLYYKRAVEENSKENYTKANEFIQKSKKFTKDIPELIETEKTVSENSRFAEILPLVKEGNTLFNRKKYIEAVSPYQKAYDRVPKASLLVKIAECYIEKGEEEKGLSILENAVKSNKENAISFKEGIYSFYYKKGELKRAEDGFYDILREKPDSYYAYYMLGLVTMKRKNYEGAIAEFDKAILVNPNFAPSNVAKGLALYKLNQMDAAKREFEKAREKDSEFGLSSYNLAIAYFNEDLTKEAKSILESIRKSDPDFMDGEIQLAYIYFKENKLEDAEKTIDRVLKEEPSAEALFAQFRILDAKQKQSPSEKTKTKRNAVKEKILREYGETKYARLLPSDALDDEPLHVTDLNLSGTPVSTPIVYPNRIIVNYGTALVGYDRITKELVWKQYTSTPFQLLVAGKELVGISNDTATKIYPESGKMTFKKQVLAGWKVKQGSADTNGFYLLLEKDKSPNRKLVRTNPNLEIQEEWNGNDFVGFSLNGEGKLFVIRDTKKEFLVQVFSPNAPNEKDPKLSLPITKKDTKESANFLGCLEESCLVQLGGQIYEGTEKAKLYAIGKTDSVRSVVKNPDSLLVNTENTTYLWKGGSKWKDSYQIEGDFYFPMDGLVVEGRSKELLLIKGREKTSVPWKGDRDGLRISTVTID; encoded by the coding sequence ATGAAACACTTGATTGTTGTATCTGTTTTACTCATTTCGTTTGTCGGTTGTCGTTCCCGAGATTTCCAAGCAGTCACTGTCAAAGATTCAGTAGTAGAAAAATCTAATGTTTCTGATCGTCAAAAAATCGAAGAGGCACGTGCCCTCATTGCAGATGGAAGTAATGAATTCCAAAAGGGGAACATGGATGTCGCCTTAGAAAAAGCAAAACTTTCCATTCAAACTTTTGAACTAGTAGAAGGGTATGCCCTTGTTGGGGCTTCCTATTACCAACTTGGTGAGTATGAAAATTCAAAGTCCGCTTATGAAAAGGGAAACAATTTAGACCCACAAAATGAAAAAATACTAATTGGACTTGGAACTGTTCAATCAACTCTCGGCGAAAATGAAGCCGCACTTTCTACATACCAAACCTTAAATAAATTAAAACCAGAAGAATCCATTTACACATATAAAACAGGTCTTCTTTTGAAAAACTTGGGTCGTTACCAGGAAAGTTTAGTAACCTTAAAATCATTAGAAGAGAAAAAAGATTTCCCATACCCAATTGAATTACTCAATCAGTTAGGTGATGTATGTTTGGAATTAAAACGATATGATGAAGCAGAAAGTTATTTCGCAAAAGCTGAAAAATTAAATCCAGAACTTAAATCTGCAAAAGATGCAAAACTTTCGACAAAAATTGCCTCTCTCATCCAAAGAGGGAATGACTTTTTAAACAAAAAAAATTATCCGGAAGCAACAAACGAATTTAAAAAAGCATCTGAACTACAGCCACAAAACTCATCGGTATGGTCTTTTCTTGGAAATGCACAACTCTTAAATGGAAAACTCAAAGAAAGTGAAGAGAGTTTTAAAAAATCCATTTCTCTTTCTGATACAAATGCAAATGCTTATGTTGGGTTGTGTAATGTTCTCATACAAACTCATAATTATTCTGATTGTTTAAAATCTTCTAAAATTGGATTACAAAAAGTTCCTAAAAATGCGGAAATCCGCAACAAACAAGGGATATGTGAATGGAAGTGGGGTGAAGTTAAAAAAGCAACTCTTAGTTTCCAAGATGCGTCCTCTTGGGATCCAAACTTTATTGAACCGAAAATGAACTTGGCTTATGTTCTGATCGATTCAGGTCGTTTTGATGAAGCCTTAGATGTTTTAAAAAAAGCAGAAACACATCCGAAGGCAAAAAAGGAAGACATTCGAAAAGCAAAGATCCTTGCTGAATCACAAAAATTCATTGTTAGTGGTGATTCTTTTTTACGCCAAGGCAAACGCAAACAAGCGTTTGACGAATATGGAAAGGCTATGGGTGTAAACCCCGAAAACCCTGCCGTTCAAAATGCATTTGGTCGTGGTTATTTTGCTTTTAATGAATATAAAAAAGCAGAAGGTTCCTACCTTGAAGCATATCGAATGGATAATGCTAACCCAGGTGCTTTACAAGGCCTCGCACGTGTGTATGCTAAAACTGGTGAAACCAAAAAAGAAAAAGAATACATCAAAAAATTAGAAATTTTATCAGCAACAGATCCATTTAGTGCCATCACACTCGGCCGGATTGCAGAAGATGCGAGCAAGTGGGACGAAGCTGAATCCATTTACATGGGACTTCGCAAAAAGTTTCCAAACAATGAAGCGGTGGATTACCGTTTAGGAAGTTTGTACTACAAACGGGCAGTGGAAGAAAACTCTAAAGAAAATTATACGAAAGCAAATGAGTTCATTCAAAAATCCAAAAAGTTTACAAAAGACATTCCGGAACTAATTGAAACTGAAAAAACTGTTTCGGAGAACTCGCGTTTTGCGGAGATTTTGCCTTTAGTCAAAGAAGGAAATACACTTTTTAATCGTAAAAAATACATCGAAGCAGTTTCTCCATACCAAAAAGCTTATGATAGAGTGCCAAAAGCTTCTCTCCTCGTGAAAATTGCTGAGTGTTATATTGAAAAAGGGGAAGAGGAAAAAGGTCTTTCCATATTGGAAAATGCGGTAAAATCCAATAAGGAAAATGCGATTTCCTTTAAAGAAGGGATTTATTCATTTTATTATAAAAAAGGTGAGCTTAAACGAGCGGAAGATGGTTTTTACGATATCTTACGTGAAAAACCAGATTCTTATTACGCCTACTACATGTTAGGCCTTGTAACAATGAAGCGAAAAAATTACGAAGGAGCAATTGCCGAATTTGACAAAGCAATTTTAGTCAATCCAAACTTCGCACCAAGTAATGTCGCTAAAGGTCTTGCCTTATATAAATTGAACCAAATGGATGCGGCCAAACGTGAATTTGAAAAAGCAAGAGAGAAGGACTCTGAATTTGGACTTTCTTCTTATAATTTGGCAATTGCTTATTTTAACGAAGACTTAACAAAAGAAGCAAAATCGATCCTTGAATCGATTCGTAAATCAGACCCTGATTTTATGGATGGAGAAATCCAACTTGCTTATATTTATTTCAAAGAAAACAAACTCGAAGATGCCGAAAAAACAATTGATCGTGTTTTAAAAGAAGAACCTTCGGCAGAAGCGTTGTTTGCTCAATTTCGTATCTTAGATGCAAAACAAAAACAATCACCATCTGAGAAAACCAAAACCAAACGAAATGCGGTCAAAGAAAAAATCTTACGTGAATATGGAGAAACAAAGTACGCTAGGCTTCTTCCTTCGGATGCCTTGGATGATGAACCTCTTCATGTGACTGATCTTAATTTATCTGGAACTCCAGTTTCAACACCAATTGTATACCCAAACCGTATCATTGTAAATTATGGAACAGCACTTGTCGGATATGATCGAATCACAAAAGAACTCGTTTGGAAACAATACACTTCAACTCCTTTCCAACTTTTGGTAGCGGGAAAGGAACTTGTTGGCATTTCCAATGACACTGCGACGAAAATTTACCCTGAATCAGGGAAAATGACATTCAAGAAACAGGTACTAGCTGGCTGGAAAGTGAAACAAGGTTCAGCAGATACAAATGGTTTTTACTTATTATTAGAAAAGGATAAGTCACCTAATCGAAAACTCGTTCGGACAAATCCAAATTTAGAAATCCAAGAAGAGTGGAATGGAAATGATTTTGTAGGCTTTTCTTTGAATGGAGAAGGAAAACTTTTTGTGATCCGTGATACTAAAAAGGAATTTTTAGTACAAGTTTTTAGTCCCAATGCCCCCAATGAAAAAGATCCAAAACTTTCCCTTCCTATTACAAAAAAAGATACAAAGGAATCTGCTAACTTTTTAGGTTGTTTAGAAGAATCTTGTTTGGTGCAACTTGGTGGCCAAATCTATGAGGGCACTGAAAAAGCAAAATTGTATGCTATAGGCAAAACTGACTCGGTTCGTTCTGTTGTTAAAAATCCAGATTCCTTACTTGTAAATACTGAAAATACCACCTATCTCTGGAAAGGTGGTTCTAAATGGAAAGATTCTTACCAAATCGAAGGGGATTTTTATTTCCCAATGGATGGTTTGGTAGTTGAGGGAAGATCCAAAGAATTATTACTCATCAAAGGAAGAGAAAAAACTTCAGTACCTTGGAAAGGAGATCGAGACGGATTAAGGATTAGTACAGTGACAATCGATTAG
- a CDS encoding PEGA domain-containing protein, with protein sequence MRYVYLPVLCFLVGYCSSVSKIETLNRSFTKPKFVTPDLGESEPLPSGRDYRERPVNKSTPSFTLLWKQVPEGFSLSDLALIEEKILFPHSRLGVYQKSPAKPDPKFFETNDIDLVLELTLSKSAERYLVDVLYKDPVLSQNFGKAVFVYQEEKEPKNKSIKSFDVFHGKKHLLPLTEFVPSYFLEFTSPSNDELRTYFTASMQGKVSVFSTSPGTIIYLDGIEIGKAPLLNYTLINGRHSLSFAKPGKDQVKRNILVRAGKTTRVFQEWNDDISQGTVVVSSFPPGLDVVIDGQKKGKTQYAESGVPYGSYPIQFIRTTIDSHFEYAKAGIKIRPKQITSIALPISLEDGVGWESEEFWNLSTPSPNFSATFPGKLTFAKNKDLPKGWYGVFSEDLIPDYLEAELVLDLKKEYNGALGLSIHDHNQNSILVYVDQTDFHIVKFSQNELEAPVRSSFRWNKEDELKGRSIKFTTDIEKKMIRLYLGNKMVEEFPWSFESFWNLGILTPHNAPLVGVPLRSLKIQYPDMVKFEQRFQK encoded by the coding sequence ATGAGATATGTTTATTTACCGGTCCTTTGTTTTTTAGTCGGTTATTGTTCTTCGGTCTCAAAGATCGAAACACTCAACCGAAGTTTTACAAAACCTAAGTTTGTCACTCCAGATCTTGGAGAGTCTGAACCCCTTCCTTCGGGTAGAGATTACAGAGAACGACCGGTAAATAAATCCACTCCGAGTTTCACTCTCCTCTGGAAACAAGTTCCAGAGGGGTTTTCACTTTCCGATTTAGCACTCATCGAAGAAAAAATCCTTTTTCCTCATTCCAGGTTAGGTGTTTATCAAAAATCACCAGCCAAACCTGATCCCAAGTTTTTTGAAACCAATGATATAGATTTAGTTCTAGAACTGACACTTTCCAAATCAGCAGAAAGATACCTTGTGGATGTTTTGTACAAAGATCCAGTTTTGTCACAGAACTTTGGAAAGGCGGTATTTGTTTACCAAGAAGAAAAAGAACCGAAAAACAAATCCATTAAATCCTTCGATGTGTTTCATGGAAAAAAACATTTACTCCCACTTACTGAATTTGTCCCTTCTTATTTTTTAGAATTCACTTCTCCTTCAAATGATGAATTACGAACTTATTTTACGGCTTCTATGCAAGGTAAGGTGTCTGTTTTTTCTACATCTCCAGGTACCATCATTTATTTGGATGGCATAGAGATTGGAAAAGCACCTCTACTCAATTATACTCTCATCAATGGCAGACATAGTTTATCGTTTGCAAAACCTGGCAAAGACCAAGTAAAAAGAAACATATTAGTGCGAGCAGGAAAAACAACAAGGGTATTCCAAGAATGGAATGATGATATTTCCCAAGGTACTGTAGTTGTTTCCAGTTTTCCTCCTGGACTTGATGTAGTCATCGATGGCCAAAAAAAAGGGAAAACACAATATGCAGAGTCGGGAGTTCCTTACGGAAGTTATCCGATCCAATTCATCCGAACCACTATAGATTCTCATTTTGAATATGCAAAAGCGGGAATCAAAATCCGACCAAAACAAATCACATCCATTGCTTTACCAATTTCCTTAGAAGATGGAGTGGGTTGGGAATCAGAAGAGTTTTGGAACTTATCAACACCTTCACCTAACTTCTCAGCTACATTCCCTGGAAAACTAACTTTTGCGAAGAACAAAGACTTACCAAAAGGTTGGTATGGAGTTTTTTCGGAAGACCTCATTCCTGATTATTTAGAAGCGGAACTCGTGTTAGATCTCAAAAAAGAGTACAACGGTGCTCTTGGACTTTCCATACACGACCACAACCAAAATTCGATTTTAGTTTATGTAGACCAAACAGACTTCCATATTGTAAAATTCTCCCAAAATGAATTAGAAGCTCCTGTTCGTTCTTCTTTTCGATGGAATAAGGAAGATGAACTCAAAGGTCGTAGTATCAAGTTCACAACTGATATTGAGAAAAAGATGATCCGTTTGTATTTGGGCAACAAAATGGTTGAGGAATTCCCTTGGAGTTTTGAATCTTTTTGGAATTTAGGAATTCTAACTCCACATAATGCGCCTTTGGTGGGTGTCCCTCTCCGAAGTTTAAAAATCCAATACCCTGATATGGTTAAGTTCGAACAAAGGTTCCAAAAATGA
- a CDS encoding FecR domain-containing protein: MKRTIIQKLSVLGFVAIFAMFAAACQKDSKETVTNVTDKNQPTSNVIIAFVKGDVVVLRESGQIKPSLGDTLSSQDTIVTGQNGSVELLVGEDGVLKLNKNTSLSVSQAFAANDGSRETEVNMQYGKLVTVLRKERKTESFNVVTPTSIAGVRGTIFLTNVENPSAKGGNVACGSSNCVVKYTVLDGAVAIRKSNSDNEIVVDKQKSAEVASDTKLSDKMIKPMDKQSLGEMKEMLVFENTKMLQFESLANELKSNNEELQKMNIGSSVEELEKAAKTREITKSKSDEVITTAKSIEDSKYIKKDVQKDSLKLAPKESFDKTK, from the coding sequence ATGAAACGTACAATCATACAAAAATTGTCGGTTTTGGGATTTGTGGCGATTTTTGCCATGTTTGCCGCAGCTTGCCAAAAAGACTCAAAAGAGACTGTAACAAATGTTACAGACAAAAACCAACCAACTAGTAATGTGATCATTGCTTTTGTGAAAGGTGATGTTGTTGTATTAAGAGAAAGTGGTCAAATCAAACCAAGTCTCGGTGATACATTGTCTTCTCAAGATACAATTGTTACAGGACAAAATGGATCGGTTGAACTTTTAGTTGGTGAAGACGGTGTTCTCAAACTAAACAAAAACACATCCCTCAGTGTAAGCCAAGCATTCGCAGCAAACGACGGTTCACGTGAAACTGAAGTGAATATGCAATATGGAAAACTTGTGACTGTCCTTCGTAAGGAAAGAAAAACTGAGTCTTTCAATGTTGTGACTCCAACTTCTATCGCGGGTGTTCGTGGAACCATTTTCCTTACCAATGTAGAAAACCCTTCTGCAAAAGGTGGGAACGTAGCATGTGGATCCTCTAACTGTGTCGTAAAATATACAGTTCTTGATGGAGCAGTTGCAATCCGTAAATCAAACTCTGATAATGAAATCGTTGTCGATAAACAAAAGTCAGCTGAAGTAGCTTCTGACACAAAACTTTCTGACAAAATGATTAAACCAATGGACAAACAATCCTTAGGTGAAATGAAAGAAATGTTAGTGTTTGAAAATACTAAAATGTTACAATTTGAATCATTAGCAAATGAACTCAAATCAAATAACGAAGAACTTCAAAAGATGAATATTGGTTCTTCTGTAGAGGAATTAGAAAAAGCAGCAAAAACACGTGAGATCACCAAATCAAAGTCAGACGAAGTGATCACAACTGCAAAATCTATTGAAGATTCTAAGTACATTAAAAAAGATGTACAAAAAGATTCCCTAAAATTAGCTCCAAAAGAGAGTTTTGATAAGACGAAATGA
- the rsgA gene encoding ribosome small subunit-dependent GTPase A, which produces MGKELFTIARIFGAYYEIYSEETTYALAVLKGKLRLKNSNERHPFVVGDMILAEKSSGEEWVISERLERKNYLTRKSDKGDSHVLCANLDQVAILASCKDPETKPGFIDRLLAASYHTEIPPLIIFTKKDLVPEEEIEDRETYYKELGYDVMSVSLLSEESIQPLWEKIQGKRTFLCGNSGVGKSTLMNHLHKKTVQRTNLVSGSTKKGKHTTTNSFALFLEGNTVLIDSPGVKEWGILHLTPNELWESFPELRKAKETCQEIYCCELGSECPMRKYMNESMDETRKKSLESMIESLENPYRVTRRDHWSKAVTKRY; this is translated from the coding sequence TTGGGTAAAGAACTATTTACAATCGCACGTATCTTCGGTGCTTATTACGAAATTTATTCCGAAGAGACTACTTACGCCCTCGCTGTACTTAAAGGCAAACTCCGCCTCAAAAATTCAAATGAACGACATCCATTTGTTGTTGGTGATATGATTCTTGCTGAAAAATCCTCTGGAGAAGAGTGGGTCATTTCGGAACGATTGGAAAGGAAAAACTACCTCACTCGCAAAAGTGATAAAGGCGACAGTCATGTGTTATGTGCCAACTTAGACCAAGTGGCCATTCTTGCTTCTTGTAAGGATCCTGAAACCAAACCAGGTTTTATCGATAGACTTCTTGCTGCTTCTTACCATACAGAAATTCCACCTCTCATCATCTTTACAAAAAAAGACTTAGTGCCCGAGGAAGAAATTGAAGATCGGGAAACCTATTATAAAGAGTTGGGTTATGATGTGATGAGTGTGTCCTTGTTATCAGAAGAATCCATCCAACCTCTTTGGGAAAAAATTCAAGGCAAACGGACTTTCCTTTGTGGAAACTCTGGTGTTGGCAAATCCACACTGATGAACCACCTCCATAAAAAAACAGTCCAACGAACCAATTTGGTGAGCGGATCAACGAAAAAGGGAAAACACACAACTACCAATTCCTTTGCACTTTTTTTGGAGGGAAATACCGTCCTTATCGATTCCCCAGGAGTCAAAGAATGGGGAATCCTCCACCTGACACCCAATGAACTTTGGGAGAGTTTTCCCGAATTACGAAAAGCCAAGGAAACTTGTCAGGAAATTTATTGCTGTGAACTCGGTTCTGAATGCCCAATGCGTAAATACATGAACGAATCCATGGACGAAACTCGAAAAAAGAGTCTCGAATCCATGATCGAAAGTTTGGAAAACCCCTACCGGGTGACAAGAAGGGACCATTGGTCAAAAGCTGTCACAAAAAGGTATTAG
- a CDS encoding ATP-binding protein, translated as MQIQVFFRSLIILLSAFGWFAFAYGLGILQAATYLVFSLLFMGFLTLSLFLFQSSAKQSTSEEKPKKRDELVQNLFALEKFKEELISFNDPDQISETISQFLASKIPAEFVQVYTWDEKEGQFRPRPFLSSKDHKHSDLPSIPVFNPFLLWLSEREGIHIKENFIQYVSSNHEKIAKEALHFFKDTRSELVATLSIKSSLVGFILLGKHKEGKFYDLEEIEIILEILSVSLMSLSNSMIYQQLLNLTETLEAKVRERTIELEETQAHLVQSEKMASLGVMVAGIAHEINTPAAVINGAADNLDANLVFVLSHLGDITHLIQNPDFRSLYLDILFSFVKEDPSSRIDPKDKFKLKKETKLKFIQDGMPENDATDLATFLIDHHLMHMQEELLRIWRSGGKETFEMLKNTLSLQRNIKNIKYAIRNIVRIVKALKYYSHIGQNSYEIADIHEGLENTLVIMQNQIKHGVEIERNYGTIPLVRCNLDELNQVWTNLITNAIHAMKKTEHPKLIISSKRIGEEFVLISFEDNGSGIPGDIKDKIWDPFFTTKDQGEGTGLGLGIVKGIIEKHKGRIEVESSPGRTLFMVYLPLVGPGDVPNLPKEIFREGRG; from the coding sequence ATGCAAATACAAGTTTTCTTTCGATCTCTTATCATTCTATTGTCAGCTTTTGGTTGGTTTGCCTTTGCTTACGGATTAGGCATATTACAAGCTGCTACCTATTTGGTATTTTCGTTGCTCTTTATGGGTTTCCTTACCTTATCACTTTTCCTTTTCCAAAGCTCCGCAAAACAATCCACCTCGGAAGAAAAACCAAAAAAACGAGATGAACTAGTCCAAAATCTATTTGCATTGGAGAAATTCAAAGAAGAACTCATCTCTTTTAATGACCCAGACCAAATCAGTGAAACCATCAGCCAGTTTTTAGCTTCAAAAATTCCAGCTGAGTTTGTACAAGTTTACACTTGGGATGAAAAGGAAGGGCAATTCCGACCCAGACCTTTTCTTTCTTCCAAAGACCATAAACACTCTGACTTACCTTCCATACCTGTATTTAATCCATTTTTGTTATGGTTATCTGAACGCGAAGGGATCCATATCAAAGAAAATTTCATCCAATATGTGTCTTCCAACCATGAAAAAATCGCAAAAGAGGCATTACATTTTTTTAAAGACACACGTTCGGAGTTAGTTGCGACTCTTTCAATTAAGTCAAGTTTGGTGGGTTTTATTTTACTTGGGAAACACAAAGAAGGAAAATTTTACGATTTAGAAGAGATTGAAATCATTTTGGAGATCCTTTCAGTTTCTCTCATGTCATTATCCAATTCCATGATTTACCAACAGTTGTTAAACTTAACGGAAACCTTGGAAGCAAAAGTAAGAGAAAGAACAATAGAATTGGAAGAAACCCAAGCCCACCTTGTCCAATCAGAAAAAATGGCATCTCTTGGGGTGATGGTTGCAGGAATTGCGCACGAGATCAACACACCAGCAGCAGTGATCAATGGTGCCGCCGACAATTTGGATGCTAACCTAGTATTCGTCTTATCCCACTTAGGTGACATCACCCACTTAATTCAAAATCCGGATTTTCGATCTTTGTATTTAGATATCCTATTTAGTTTTGTGAAAGAAGATCCCAGTTCCCGAATTGATCCAAAAGACAAATTCAAACTAAAAAAAGAAACAAAACTCAAATTCATCCAAGATGGGATGCCAGAAAATGATGCTACCGATCTTGCTACCTTTCTCATTGACCACCACCTCATGCATATGCAAGAAGAGTTACTTCGAATTTGGAGATCAGGAGGGAAAGAAACATTTGAGATGTTAAAGAACACGTTAAGTTTACAAAGAAACATCAAAAACATCAAATATGCGATTAGGAATATTGTTAGGATTGTTAAGGCATTAAAATACTATTCACACATCGGCCAAAATTCTTATGAAATTGCCGATATCCATGAAGGGCTAGAGAACACACTTGTGATCATGCAAAACCAAATCAAACATGGTGTGGAGATTGAACGGAATTATGGAACGATCCCCCTTGTTCGGTGTAATTTGGATGAACTCAACCAAGTGTGGACAAACCTCATCACCAATGCCATCCACGCGATGAAAAAAACGGAACACCCAAAACTGATTATCTCTTCCAAAAGGATTGGTGAAGAGTTTGTGTTGATCAGTTTTGAAGACAATGGTTCAGGGATCCCAGGAGACATTAAGGATAAAATTTGGGATCCGTTTTTTACAACAAAAGACCAAGGGGAAGGAACGGGGCTTGGGCTTGGGATCGTAAAAGGAATTATTGAAAAACACAAAGGCAGGATTGAAGTCGAATCAAGTCCCGGTCGCACTTTGTTTATGGTGTACTTACCGTTAGTGGGTCCAGGCGATGTGCCAAATCTCCCTAAAGAAATCTTTAGGGAGGGGCGAGGGTAA
- a CDS encoding acyl-CoA desaturase — MTTQAEIKVKNPIDWVTTIFLLTSPLVGIFGTLYVYLYESIHLGTWALFLFYFFATGMGITVGYHRLFSHKAYEAKSPIKLLLLLFGAAAFQSTALEWSEDHRIHHKFVDTDKDPYSIKKGFWYAHIGWLFRKRNYVGQGVQDLMNDRLVVWQHKHFYSISIFMCFILPGLITMLWGSFLEGFFVAGFLRLFVVHQFTFFINSACHVWGERTFSKEQTARDNWIIAFFTFGEGYHNFHHEFQMDYRNGIRWYDYDPSKWMIRFLSFFGLTYNLKKVSEEKILQKTMFIKEKETLHQYANLGDEKLKTWSEQLAQLRETAITEYQKWSKAKQTANETEAGLSKKNFETTKENWEKLLSRPLFS; from the coding sequence ATGACGACACAAGCTGAAATCAAAGTCAAAAACCCAATCGATTGGGTGACCACGATTTTTTTACTCACATCACCACTCGTTGGTATTTTCGGAACCCTATATGTGTATCTTTATGAATCCATTCATTTAGGAACATGGGCACTTTTTTTGTTTTATTTTTTTGCAACTGGTATGGGAATTACAGTCGGTTACCACAGACTTTTTTCTCACAAAGCCTACGAAGCCAAATCTCCGATAAAACTTTTGTTATTACTATTTGGAGCAGCGGCGTTTCAATCCACAGCTCTTGAGTGGAGTGAAGACCACCGCATCCACCATAAATTTGTGGATACTGACAAAGACCCATATTCCATCAAAAAAGGATTTTGGTATGCTCATATTGGTTGGTTGTTTCGCAAACGAAACTATGTAGGACAAGGGGTTCAAGATTTAATGAATGACCGACTTGTTGTTTGGCAACACAAACATTTTTATTCGATTTCGATCTTTATGTGTTTTATCTTGCCAGGACTCATCACAATGTTATGGGGTTCGTTTTTAGAAGGATTTTTTGTTGCTGGGTTTTTGCGATTGTTTGTTGTCCACCAGTTCACTTTTTTTATCAACAGTGCTTGCCATGTTTGGGGAGAACGTACATTTTCCAAAGAACAAACAGCACGTGACAATTGGATCATCGCCTTTTTTACGTTTGGTGAAGGATACCATAACTTCCACCACGAATTCCAAATGGACTACCGCAATGGAATTCGTTGGTATGATTATGATCCATCCAAATGGATGATTAGGTTCCTTTCCTTTTTTGGACTCACTTACAATTTGAAAAAAGTTTCTGAAGAAAAAATATTACAAAAAACAATGTTTATCAAAGAAAAGGAAACCTTACACCAATATGCGAATCTTGGTGATGAAAAACTTAAAACTTGGTCCGAACAACTAGCACAACTTAGAGAAACGGCTATAACCGAATACCAAAAATGGTCGAAAGCAAAACAAACTGCCAATGAAACTGAAGCAGGTCTGTCCAAAAAGAATTTTGAAACTACAAAAGAAAACTGGGAAAAACTTTTAAGTCGCCCTCTTTTTTCTTAA